Proteins encoded by one window of Gambusia affinis linkage group LG17, SWU_Gaff_1.0, whole genome shotgun sequence:
- the LOC122846913 gene encoding liver-expressed antimicrobial peptide 2-like, with translation MRTLQEKIIIISVFLSLICLTQVNSVPVPDNWDSLIQRTKRSLLWRWNSLKPVGASCRDPSECGTNHCRRNICSF, from the exons ATGAGGACACTTCAGGaaaaaatcatcatcatttctgtttttctgtccctTATATGTCTCACTCAG GTCAACTCAGTACCTGTTCCTGACAACTGGGACAGTCTGATCCAGAGGACAAAGCGATCGCTACTGTGGCGCTGGAACAGTCTGAAACCTGTTGGAGCTAGCTGCAGAGATCCTTCAGAGTGTGGCACAAACCACTGCAG GAGAAACATTTGTTCCTTCTGA